CTTCCGATGCGGATATTCCCTCCGATATGTCGGTTAATCACGATCGATACCTGTACGGAGAATGATTCCCGAAAAACTGTTCCTGGATACCGGTTGTTTTATTGCCCGCGAATTGGTGCGTGATCAATTTCACGAAAAGGCTTCGAGCGCCTGGACTAAGCTGGCAGATTCCCCATGCCAACTGTACAGTTCCGAACATGTTTTCGACGAATGCATAAGCTTGTTAGGCCGTCGCCACTCTTATGCCTTTGCCGCTGAATGCGGTGTCAATTATCTTAATACTCAATTAATTCACTGGTTGACTACTACCGATGAGGATCTGCGGAACGCCCTTCGAATAATGAAGAAGTATGCTGATCAGGGAATCTCATTCACGGATTGCATCTCCATTGTATTAATGCAGCGCGAAGGATTGAAGCATGTATTCGGATTTGATCCTCATTTCACAGCC
This is a stretch of genomic DNA from Verrucomicrobiota bacterium. It encodes these proteins:
- a CDS encoding PIN domain-containing protein yields the protein MIPEKLFLDTGCFIARELVRDQFHEKASSAWTKLADSPCQLYSSEHVFDECISLLGRRHSYAFAAECGVNYLNTQLIHWLTTTDEDLRNALRIMKKYADQGISFTDCISIVLMQREGLKHVFGFDPHFTAARFKLWPE